DNA sequence from the Cronobacter turicensis z3032 genome:
CATCGAAGATAAGCGCCAGGCGCTGCTCGCCGGGCTTGGCGTGGCGACGATGCCGTACCCGCTGGTGGAAAAGGACATCGCCGAAGGGCGGCTGCGCGTCGTCAGCCCGGAGTCCACCAGCGAAGTGGACATTATCATGGCCTGGCGGCGCGATAGCATGGGCGAGGCGAAAGCCTGGTGCCTGCGCGAAATCCCCAAACTCTTTAACGTGAAGCGTTAATCCGCCGGATGACGCCATTGCAGCGTGGCCGGAAGGTAGCGCTGCAGCGGCGTCGGTTCCTTGTCATCCACCAGTTGGGTGATCATCTCAAAGCAGTCCAGCGCCAGCTGACGGCAATCCTGCTGCACGGTGTCGATGCGTACCGACAGCGAATCATAGAGATAGTGATCGTCAAAGCTCGCCAGGTGGATATCGCTTTCCAGCAGACGATGCTGGCTCATGTAGCGCAGCACCCCTTCCAGCAGGCCGCAGGCGGCGGTAAACAACGCCTTTGGCGGGCGTCCCAGACGGGCGCACAGGGCGGCGAACATCTCATAGCCGCTGCTCGGATGATAATTGCCGTGAATAATCCACTCCGGGCGTAGCTCAACGCCTGCCCGCGCCAGCCCTTGCTTAAAGCCTTCCAGGCGGTCGCGGGTCGGCGACAGACGCGGCTGGCCGCCAAGAAAATAGAACTCATCCGGATGCTGCCGGGCGATGCGCTCCACCAGCTCGGCGGTTGGCGTAATGGAGTCGGTGATGACCAGCGGCAACTGGGTGTCATTCATATGACGGTCGAACAGCACTATCGGGAGCTGCTCGCTGAGCTTCACATAATCGCTGTCGCTCAACATGCTGGAAGCGACGATAAGCCCGTCGACCTGGCGCGACACCAGGTTATTGACCACCACGGTCTCCTGGCCCGGATTTTCATCGGTACAGGAGATAAGCAACTGGAGCCCCGCCTCGCGGCACAGGGTTTCCAGCTCGTAAGAAAACACCGCGAAACCGTAGTTGGTTATCTCCGGCACCACCAGGCCCAGCGTATGGCTACGGTTGTCGCGCAGCAGGCGGGCGTGGATGCTCGGCTGATAGTGGTGCTGCTGGGCGATAGCCAGAACGCGCTCGCGCGTCTCCTGCGCCACGCGCAGCTCTTTGCCTCGTCCATTGAGCACCAGGCTGGCGGTGGCTTTGGAAACCCCCGCCAGGGCGGCGATATCACTGATGGTAACGCGTTTGGTTTTTCGCACGGCTTCGGTTCGATGAGTGGTCAAACCCTCATTCTACCATGCAGGCGCGTAACGACCAGTAGCGTAGCCGGAGTTGCGCGTCGCCCTCAAAGCCAAGCTTCGCGCCGGCCGCCGGGAAATAGCGGCTGCTCATCACGCCTTCGCCGTCGTTAATGAAAATCTCGACGCTGGAGCGGTCGCACAAAATGTGCAGGCGGCGGGCGTCGCCCTGCCAGTAACGATGCATCCACTCGCTGCAGGCCAGGCTCCGGCGCGCCAGACGCAGACCGTCGCGCGTCCATTCCAGGCGCAGGGTATCGGCGAAATCGAGCGTCACCTCGCCCTGAGCCTCCAGCACCAGCTCCAGGCTTTCCGCCGCGAGCGAGGGGAGCGTGGCGGCCACGCCCTCCAGGCGCTGCTCCTCGCCGCGCAGGGCAGCGAGTTCGCGCGCCGGCTGCTGGCAGAGTTTGCCGTCGCGCAGCGTCAGTTCGCGCGGGCAGGTCATCTGGTGGATCCAGCCCTGCGCCACCGTCGGCTGCAACATCTCTTCGCCGTCCGGCACGCCCATCCAGCCGATGAGTAACCGGCGGCCATCGTCGGCCAGTGTGGTTTGCGGCGCGTAAAATTCAAAACCGGCGTCCAGCTCTACCAGCGGGCCGTGACGAAACTCCGGCTTGTCGTAGTCCAGATCGCCGCACAGGTACGCGCTCGGGTAGGTGTTGAGATAGCGTTTTTCTTCGCGCGTAACGCCCTGCGGGCAGCAGATCAGAATCGCTTTGCCGTCCAGCATGAAGAGATCCGGGCACTCCCACATATAACCCGCCTCGCCGAGCCCGCCGAGCGTGCTGCCAGCGATCTCGCCCAGGTTTTCCCAGTTCCACAGGTTGTCGGAGCGCAGCAGCAGGACTTTGCCCTGCAATGCCAGATCCTGCGCGCCCAGCACCATGTACCAGCGATCGCCGTGACGCCAGACTTTCGGGTCGCGCACGTGGCCGGTATAGCCGCCGGGCAGCGGCATCACCGGGCCGAGTTTGTCGAAACCGCCGTCGGCGTTCTGCACCGCCAGACACTGCCAGGCGGTGCGGGTGCCGTCGTCAAATTTCACGTTGCCGGTATAGCAGAGCGTCAGACGCCCGTTGTCATCCACCGCGCTGCCTGAATAACAGCCGCTGCGGTCATACTCTTCATCCGGCATCAGCGCCAGCGGCTCGTGTCGCCAGTGCGTCAGATCCGCCGAGCTCCAGTGTCCCCAGCACTTATGCTGGTGCTGGCAACCCAGCGCGTTCCACTGATAAAACAGGTGGTAACGCCCCTGAAAATGGATAAAACCGTTCGGATCGTTCATCAGGCCCGTGACCGGCGCCAGATGCCAGCGCGGGTAGTGGCGATCGCCAAGCGCGACCGGCAGGCCTTTCATCACGGCCTGTAAAATGGCAGGCAGCAGCGTGCGGATGGTCATTATTCAGCGTCCGTTTTGTATTTCCACAGGTAAGAGACCGCAAAGGCGATGCAGAAGGCGATGAGCATACCGATGGCATAGTTAAGCAGCGAGCTGGCCTGAACAATCGCCATGCCCGGAATACCGGTCAGACCGACCGCCGTCATGCCGACATGCGTCGAGACCACCCACGCGCCGCCCGCCGCGCCGCCGATAAGCCCGGAGATAAACGGTTTCACAAAGCGCAGGTTGACCCCGAAAATGGCCGCTTCGGTAATGCCGAGCAGCGCCGAAAACCCCGACGGCAGCGTAATCGCCTTCACTTTGGCGTCTTTGGTTTTGAACCACACCGCCAGACACGCGCCGCCCTGCGCCACGTTAGACATCGCCCAGATAGGCAGCAGGAAGTTAACGCCAATGGACGGGTTACCGAGCAGCCCCGCTTCAATCGCATGGAAGCTGTGATGCACGCCGGTAATCACAATCACCGAATAGAGCCCGCCGAACAGCAGCCCCGCGAGCCAGCCTGCGTGGGCAATCAGCGTGCTTAACACCAGCGAGATGCCGTCGCCGAGCGCGCGGCCCGCCGGGCCAATCACCAGCAGCGCCACGAAGCCGGAAATAATCACGGTAAAGAAGGGCGTCAGGATGAGATCCAGCGCGTCCGGGATAATCCGGCGCAGCTGTTTTTCAAGAATACTCATGAACCACACCGCCAGCAGGACCGGGAAAACGGTGCCCTGGTAGCCAATCATCGCGACCTCAATCCCGAAGAAGTTCATGGTGTGGAAGCCCGCCGCCACGCCCCAGGCGTTGGTGAGCGCCGGGTGCGTGAGAATGCCGCCAAGCGTCGCGCCCAGGTACGGGTTGCCGCCAAATTCCCGCGCGGCGGTAAAGCCAATCAGGATAGGCAGAATGATAAACGCCGCCGAGCTGCACATATCCAGCATGATATAGAGCGCGTTATCCGGGCTTACCCAGCCGTAGGTTTTCACCATGCCGAGCAGGCCCATCAGCAGGCCAGACGCCACAATCGCCGGAATAATCGGCACAAAGATGTTAGAGAGCAGACGGGCAATGCGCTGGAACGGGTTCAGTTTGCGGGCCGCCACGCTTGCGGCTTCCGATTTGCTCGATTCGCTGATCCCGGCGGCGGCGATAAACGCGGCATAGACTTTATTCACCACGCCGGTGCCGAAGATAATTTGCAGCTGGCCTGCGTTGCGAAAACAGCCTTTCACGCCTTCGACATTGCCGATGGCGGCGGTGTCGGCTTTGGCGTCATCCACCAGCACCAGCCGCAGGCGCGTGGCGCAGTGGGCGGCGCTGGCGATATTCTCTTTGCCGCCGAGCAGCGGCAGAAGCGAGCGGGCAATCTGTTCAAAGTCCATAACAACCTCAGTCTCGTGGTTTTTGTGTTGTCAGTAATACGCAGGCCCCCGCGTGGCAGGGGCCGTTATTATCAGAACCAGGTTTCCATCTGTACGCCGAAGTTCCATTCGCCGCCGGCGGTAAAGCCGCTGCTGCCGAAGGCATCATTACTGGCGTAGTTGTCCAGGCGATGATCCCAGTCCATCCAGGTGGCGAAGAGACGCAGCTCCGGACGCTTGAGGAATTCGCCCACGTCGCCTGCTTTCAGCGTCGGCGCGAAAGTCAGCTTATAGAAGTTGCCGCTGACCGCGTTGCGGGCGTTGTAGCCTTCCGGGCGCAGATCCATGTACTGGTAACTGCCTTCGTACTGCAGCTCAAAGTTCTGATTAATCTCCTGGATCACGCGCAGGTTGGCGGTCGCCCACTGGTAGCTGTCGCCTTTGACGTAGCGATCTTTACTGCTTTGCGCCAGCACCGCAGGCGCGATATGCCAGCCGCCGCCGAGCGGGGTCATGCCGTAGGTCGCCAGACGCCAGGTATCCGCCTGCGGCAGTAACGCGCCATCGGAGCCGATGGATTTCACTTCCGCGCCAAGACCGTGACCATACAGCAGCGCGGTTTTCGAGGAGCCTTCACGCAGGCCGTAGAAGCTGTCGTTATGCAGGCCGAGCAGCGCATGTACGCCATCTTCCGCCGCGTCTTTCTTCACGCGGTTACCCTCGATATCCACGCGGTCTTCGTTATCTTTGGCGCGCATCCCGCTCACCATCAGCTGTACCGGTCCGACGTAGTTGTTGAGCGTCAGGATATAGTTCTGCGCGGTGTTTTCGCTGTTCTCGATATCGCCGAAGGTGCGGCCATACAGCGAGAAGTTGCTGCGGGCGTTATCGCTCCAGCGCATGTCGTAGATACCCGCGCCCGTACCGGCGAGGAAGACCACGTCGGAGTCAATCCAGTGGATATCGAAGTTATCACGATCGAAGCGTTTACCGGCCCAGACGGTGGAATCTTTAAACGCGCCGGTGAACGTCGGCAGGTGGCCGAGTTCGGTAAACGCCTGGCGCACGTTGAGATCGCTGGTGGAGGCGGTCCAGTCGTTATAGCTGCGCTGACCGTCAGCCACCATCACTTTAAAGCGTGTGGTGGCGCCGTTCGCCAGCGTCTGTTTGTGCTCAAGATTCATCTCAAGGTAAGTGTCTGGCTCATTGCCCAGACGCCCGACGTGGCCGCCGGTTTCACCCGCAGGTGTGAAGGACGGGCCGCCCTGCGTTTTGGCGGCGGAATCGTTCATCAGCAGGCCGGAGCGGGCGTAGCCGTGGAATTCAAATCCGCTATTGTCAGCCGTTTGCGGGGCGGGCTGCGGCGCGGATTGCGCGGCGACGGGCTGAACCGGCGGCTGCGCTTTTTGCTGCGCGGCAAGCGCCTGCGCCTGGCGTTCGGCGGCTTCAGCACGGGTTTCCGCCGCGCTGGCGCGCTGTTCGGCGGCCTGAAGACGCTGTTCCAGCGCCGCGAGGCGCGCCTCAATGCTGGTCATATTGCTGTCGGCAAAGGCGGCGGGAGCGCCGGCCATTAAGCCAAGGGTAAGGGCAAGCGTACTTTTTTTAATCATGGTATGGCATCCCTGAGAAGGCGTTATCATCATTATGCAGACTTGCTAAACCGGTTTAGGCGGCAATCATAATCACGCCTTATTTTTACTGGCAATTAAATTAGCTAAACCGGTTTAGTGATTGTGATGCGGTTCGCAAAACGAGCCGCGGCGGCGGCTCACAGGATCAGGCGAGGTACGGTTGAAGAGCGTCAAGGCGGGGCAGCGCGGTCATCGCGCCTTTGGCGGTGGTGGCCAGCGCGCCGCAGGCCCGGGCTGCCGCGAGTACAGGCGCAAGCTGTGCGGCACCTTCCGGTAGGCCATGCGCCGCAAGGCTCCAGAGCAGCCCGGCAACGAAAGCGTCGCCCGCGCCGGTGGTATCGACGCACTCGACCGGCACCGCCGGGTAGTGATGCAGCGTGTCGTTAAAGCAGGCATCGACGCCTTCTGCGCCACGGGTGATCAGCAGTAGCGGGATCGCGTGGCGGCGCGCCAGCGCCAGGGCGCTCTCCTCATCATCGCGTCCGGCAATAAACGCCAGCTCTTCCAGCGAGAGTTTCACCACATCCGCCTGCGCCAGCGCGCGTTCCACGCACTCCCGCAGCTGTGCGGTATCGGGCCAGAGATCTTCACGGATATTCGGGTCGAAGCTCACAAACCCGCCCGCGCGCTTGATACGCGCCATCGCCTCAAAGGCGGTATCCCGCGAGGGCTGGGCGCAGAGCGCAATCGAGCAGACATGCAGCCACTCGCCTGCGCCGAACGGCGGTAAGTCGTCGGCGGTGAGAAACAGATCGGCGGACGGGCGCACCATGAAGGTAAACGAGCGTTCGCCGCAGTCATCCAGCGCCACTACAACCGTCGAGGTGCGGTGCGCTGGATCCTGATGCATGGCGCGGGTATCGACGTTTTCATGGCGGAGCGTCTGTGTCATAAACGCCCCGAACGGATCGCGCCCGACCCGGCCGATAAATCCGCTCGCGCCGCCGAGTCGCGCCACGCCGACCGCCACGTTGGCAGGCGCGCCGCCCGGGCATTGCAGTAACCGGCCATGGCCGTCAGGCAGCAGATCCACCACGGCATCCCCAAGGGCCCATACTTTTGCTGACATGCGTATCTCCTTCGATTCATCTTTCGCTAAACAATAGTTAAACCGGTTTAGCTAATCAACACTCTTTATGCGCTTATGGTGCTGCAAAGTGAAAGGAGGGCAGAAACGTGCCGCGCCGGAACGCGGCCAGAGGATCAGTGATGATGTTTCGGATCGGGGCCGTAGCGGTTCTCGCCGTGGGTGCCTTCCTGCGTGTTGAACGCGAGGATCATCAGCCAGCCGATAACCGGGATCAACAGGACAAACAGCCACCGGGCGGTACGATCGGTGTCATGCAGACGGCGGAACTGTACCGCCAGCGCGGGCAGCAGTACCACAAGCCCGTAAATCAGCGTGAGCAGCCCCTGCTCACCAATAATGCGCAGCCCGAGCATTGTATCGAGCGCCACCATCACGCCCGCGAGGATGAGATTTACCAGGGTGAACATCCAGTACTCTTTACGACGCGACCTGCCGGTAAAACCGAGGTAATTTTTAAACGCTTTTATGTACCAGTACATCTGTTCTCGCCTCCCTTGCCATCAATCACTTGTTTTTAAAGCGATCGCTTAACTAAATGCTAGCTGTCGGCAGGGGAAACGGCCTGGGGGAAAACGCAAAGTGTGAGCGCCGTCGGAACGGCGCATTTTTCAGAAGAGGCTTAGGGCGAAGCGGATTAGCGGAAACGCTCGTCGCGCCCGTGCGGCTCATTGAGATCCTGCCAGGGGCCGATGGAGATAATACCGGTCGGGTTAATGGTTTTGTGGCTGCAAAAATAGTGGTGGCGGATATGCCCGAAATCCACGGTGTCTGCGATGCCCGGCATCTGGTAAATCTCGCGCAGGAAGCCATGCAGGTTCAGGTAATCGCTGATGCGATGCTTATCGCATTTAAAGTGCGTGACGTAGACCGGGTCGAAACGCACCAGCGTCGTCCACAGACGAATATCGGCCTCGGTGAGCTGGTCGCCTGCGAGGTAACGCTGCTGACCGAGGATCTGCTCAAGCCGCGACAGCGAGGCGAACACCTGCTCCACCGCTTCGTCATAGGCCTGCTGGCTGGTGGCGAAACCCGCTTTATAGACGCCGTTGTTCACCGTGTCGTAGATCCAGCCGTTCAGCTCGTCGATTTCCGCACGCAACGCCTGAGGATAGTAATCGCCCGCACGGGCGCCCACCGCGTCGAAAGCGCTGTTGAGCATGCGAATGATATCGGCGGATTCGTTGCTGACGATGGTCTGGCGCTCTTTATCCCACAGCACCGGGACGGTGACGCGCCCGGAGTAGTGCGGGTCGGCCTGAAGGTACAACTGATAGAGAAAATCGTGCTGGTAAAGCGTGTCGCCGGTCGCCGCCGGGAAATCATCGGCGAAGGTCCAGCCGTTTTCCAGCATCAGCGGATGCACGACCGAAACGGAGATAAACGACTCCAGACCTTTCAGCGCGCGCAGGATAAGCGTGCGATGCGCCCAGGGGCAGGCGAGCGAGACATAGAGGTGGTAGCGGCCTTTTTGCGCCGCAAAGCCGCCTTCGCCCGTCGGGCCCGGTTCGCCGTCAGGAGTCACCCAGTTGCGATACGCCGCCGAGGTGCGTTTAAAGCGGCCGCCGGTGGATTTCGTGTCATACCAGGTGTCGTGCCAGACGCCGTCGATCAGTTGTCCCATGATGCTCTCCTGTCAGAGGTATCCCCTCAGTATGGCAAAAAGGCAGGCGGTGAGGGCCGCCTGCCGTGAAGTCAGTTACCAGTTCTTTTTCAGCAGACGATCCAGGCTGTAGGCGCCAGGACCCATCAGCGCCAGCAGCAGATAGCCGCCTGCGATAGAAAAGTTCTTCATAAACATAATCGAGTTCACGCCTTCCGCGAAGTTGCTGTGGAACAGGAACGCGGTCAGCAGCGTAAAGACAGCGGTGATCAGCGCTGTAGTGCGGGTCAGGAACCCAAAAACAATGGCCAGGCCGCCGCCAAACTCAAGCAGGACCACCAGCGGCAGGATAAAGCCCGGCACGCCCATCGCTTCCATATACTGCTGGGTTCCCGCATAACCGGTAATTTTGCCCCAGCCGGAGACGATAAACAGAATCGGCATCAGAATACGTGCCACCAGTACGCCAGCATCTTCGAATTTTTTCATTTTACTCTCCAGGAAACCCGCTTCATCACGAAAGGTTAATTATCGTTAAAGGTTTGCTTTGCGCGGGGTTATCCGCGTTCCGCCGTTGATGGAAAGCATCATAGGGCTGGCGTGATGGGAATGTAAGCAAGGAAAACTGGCAAACTTGTTCAAAAATAATGAAGAAAGAGGAGGGGATAAAAAAACGCCTCTCCGGGGAGAGGCGTCAGTGTCAGGGGAGCGGATGTTTCATGGTGGTTTTAATCAACCGCCAGGTGCTCCACGCGGCGAAACCGCGCTTGGCCCAGCGCAGCAGGAAGTTAGGATTCCTGATGCTCCAGATAGCCATCGCACTACTGCCGACCAGCGCCCAGGAGCGCAGACTGAGCAGCGTGTTCCAGCTACGATCGTAAGAGCCGGTGACGGCAAGCCATTCACGACGACCCGCGGCCATATCCAGCCGCTGCTGCTGGATTTGACTGAGCAGCAGCGCTTTGCGCTTTTCGCGCTCGGCTTTGCTCATGCTCATGACTTATCGTCCTCCAGCAACTGGCGGTCGTTAGCAAGCTCATGACGCGTATGGCGCAGAAGCGTCGACTGGCGCGATTTCTTAAGCGTCCAGATGCCGCCAATCAGCGCCAGCACAAACAGCGCGACGGTCGTGCCTATCATGACGTTAAGGCGATACTGCGGATCTACTGCCCAGATAAGCAGCACCATCAGACTCATCAGTCCAAAGGCGGCAAACAGCATCGTCAGGCCAGTCATCAGCAGCAGCTGAAAGAGATTCGCTTTCTCCTCTTCCAGCTCCACCACGGCGAGCCGTAAACGGGTTTCCACCATCTCCACAAGCACGGTGACGATACGTTGTCCGATGCCGAGAACGCTTTTACCCGGCCCTTGCGCGTGACGAGGCTCCGTCATAATCAGCGCCGCGTCAGGAGCACGCCCAGTACGACGCCGATGGCCGCACCGATACCCACGCCGGTCCACGGATTTTCACGCACGTAATCTTCTGCGCGCGCCGCCGCTTCGCGGGTCTGTTTGGCGATCACGTCACCGGTTTCGGTTAAGTGATAACGGGTGTCTTTCAGCGCGCGCTCTGCTTTATTGCGCAGTTTGCTCATCTCTTCCTTCGATTTGTCCCCGGAGGCGGTCAGCACCTCTTCCAGCGTATCGGCAAGCGATTTCA
Encoded proteins:
- the scrK gene encoding Fructokinase; this encodes MSAKVWALGDAVVDLLPDGHGRLLQCPGGAPANVAVGVARLGGASGFIGRVGRDPFGAFMTQTLRHENVDTRAMHQDPAHRTSTVVVALDDCGERSFTFMVRPSADLFLTADDLPPFGAGEWLHVCSIALCAQPSRDTAFEAMARIKRAGGFVSFDPNIREDLWPDTAQLRECVERALAQADVVKLSLEELAFIAGRDDEESALALARRHAIPLLLITRGAEGVDACFNDTLHHYPAVPVECVDTTGAGDAFVAGLLWSLAAHGLPEGAAQLAPVLAAARACGALATTAKGAMTALPRLDALQPYLA
- the scrB gene encoding Sucrose-6-phosphate hydrolase, which translates into the protein MTIRTLLPAILQAVMKGLPVALGDRHYPRWHLAPVTGLMNDPNGFIHFQGRYHLFYQWNALGCQHQHKCWGHWSSADLTHWRHEPLALMPDEEYDRSGCYSGSAVDDNGRLTLCYTGNVKFDDGTRTAWQCLAVQNADGGFDKLGPVMPLPGGYTGHVRDPKVWRHGDRWYMVLGAQDLALQGKVLLLRSDNLWNWENLGEIAGSTLGGLGEAGYMWECPDLFMLDGKAILICCPQGVTREEKRYLNTYPSAYLCGDLDYDKPEFRHGPLVELDAGFEFYAPQTTLADDGRRLLIGWMGVPDGEEMLQPTVAQGWIHQMTCPRELTLRDGKLCQQPARELAALRGEEQRLEGVAATLPSLAAESLELVLEAQGEVTLDFADTLRLEWTRDGLRLARRSLACSEWMHRYWQGDARRLHILCDRSSVEIFINDGEGVMSSRYFPAAGAKLGFEGDAQLRLRYWSLRACMVE
- the scrA gene encoding PTS system sucrose-specific EIIBC component, with amino-acid sequence MDFEQIARSLLPLLGGKENIASAAHCATRLRLVLVDDAKADTAAIGNVEGVKGCFRNAGQLQIIFGTGVVNKVYAAFIAAAGISESSKSEAASVAARKLNPFQRIARLLSNIFVPIIPAIVASGLLMGLLGMVKTYGWVSPDNALYIMLDMCSSAAFIILPILIGFTAAREFGGNPYLGATLGGILTHPALTNAWGVAAGFHTMNFFGIEVAMIGYQGTVFPVLLAVWFMSILEKQLRRIIPDALDLILTPFFTVIISGFVALLVIGPAGRALGDGISLVLSTLIAHAGWLAGLLFGGLYSVIVITGVHHSFHAIEAGLLGNPSIGVNFLLPIWAMSNVAQGGACLAVWFKTKDAKVKAITLPSGFSALLGITEAAIFGVNLRFVKPFISGLIGGAAGGAWVVSTHVGMTAVGLTGIPGMAIVQASSLLNYAIGMLIAFCIAFAVSYLWKYKTDAE
- the scrY gene encoding Sucrose porin, encoding MLMNDSAAKTQGGPSFTPAGETGGHVGRLGNEPDTYLEMNLEHKQTLANGATTRFKVMVADGQRSYNDWTASTSDLNVRQAFTELGHLPTFTGAFKDSTVWAGKRFDRDNFDIHWIDSDVVFLAGTGAGIYDMRWSDNARSNFSLYGRTFGDIENSENTAQNYILTLNNYVGPVQLMVSGMRAKDNEDRVDIEGNRVKKDAAEDGVHALLGLHNDSFYGLREGSSKTALLYGHGLGAEVKSIGSDGALLPQADTWRLATYGMTPLGGGWHIAPAVLAQSSKDRYVKGDSYQWATANLRVIQEINQNFELQYEGSYQYMDLRPEGYNARNAVSGNFYKLTFAPTLKAGDVGEFLKRPELRLFATWMDWDHRLDNYASNDAFGSSGFTAGGEWNFGVQMETWF
- the yqjF gene encoding Inner membrane protein yqjF — translated: MKKFEDAGVLVARILMPILFIVSGWGKITGYAGTQQYMEAMGVPGFILPLVVLLEFGGGLAIVFGFLTRTTALITAVFTLLTAFLFHSNFAEGVNSIMFMKNFSIAGGYLLLALMGPGAYSLDRLLKKNW
- the yqjE gene encoding Inner membrane protein yqjE, with protein sequence MTEPRHAQGPGKSVLGIGQRIVTVLVEMVETRLRLAVVELEEEKANLFQLLLMTGLTMLFAAFGLMSLMVLLIWAVDPQYRLNVMIGTTVALFVLALIGGIWTLKKSRQSTLLRHTRHELANDRQLLEDDKS
- the yqjD gene encoding Uncharacterized protein yqjD encodes the protein MSKENTDHLRAELKSLADTLEEVLTASGDKSKEEMSKLRNKAERALKDTRYHLTETGDVIAKQTREAAARAEDYVRENPWTGVGIGAAIGVVLGVLLTRR
- the yqjG gene encoding Uncharacterized protein yqjG, whose translation is MGQLIDGVWHDTWYDTKSTGGRFKRTSAAYRNWVTPDGEPGPTGEGGFAAQKGRYHLYVSLACPWAHRTLILRALKGLESFISVSVVHPLMLENGWTFADDFPAATGDTLYQHDFLYQLYLQADPHYSGRVTVPVLWDKERQTIVSNESADIIRMLNSAFDAVGARAGDYYPQALRAEIDELNGWIYDTVNNGVYKAGFATSQQAYDEAVEQVFASLSRLEQILGQQRYLAGDQLTEADIRLWTTLVRFDPVYVTHFKCDKHRISDYLNLHGFLREIYQMPGIADTVDFGHIRHHYFCSHKTINPTGIISIGPWQDLNEPHGRDERFR
- the yqjK gene encoding Uncharacterized protein yqjK — its product is MSMSKAEREKRKALLLSQIQQQRLDMAAGRREWLAVTGSYDRSWNTLLSLRSWALVGSSAMAIWSIRNPNFLLRWAKRGFAAWSTWRLIKTTMKHPLP
- the yhaH gene encoding Inner membrane protein yhaH, with protein sequence MYWYIKAFKNYLGFTGRSRRKEYWMFTLVNLILAGVMVALDTMLGLRIIGEQGLLTLIYGLVVLLPALAVQFRRLHDTDRTARWLFVLLIPVIGWLMILAFNTQEGTHGENRYGPDPKHHH
- the scrR gene encoding Sucrose operon repressor; its protein translation is MTTHRTEAVRKTKRVTISDIAALAGVSKATASLVLNGRGKELRVAQETRERVLAIAQQHHYQPSIHARLLRDNRSHTLGLVVPEITNYGFAVFSYELETLCREAGLQLLISCTDENPGQETVVVNNLVSRQVDGLIVASSMLSDSDYVKLSEQLPIVLFDRHMNDTQLPLVITDSITPTAELVERIARQHPDEFYFLGGQPRLSPTRDRLEGFKQGLARAGVELRPEWIIHGNYHPSSGYEMFAALCARLGRPPKALFTAACGLLEGVLRYMSQHRLLESDIHLASFDDHYLYDSLSVRIDTVQQDCRQLALDCFEMITQLVDDKEPTPLQRYLPATLQWRHPAD